One window of Mesoplodon densirostris isolate mMesDen1 chromosome 15, mMesDen1 primary haplotype, whole genome shotgun sequence genomic DNA carries:
- the WSB2 gene encoding WD repeat and SOCS box-containing protein 2 isoform X2 yields MEAGEEPLLLAELKPGRPHQFDWKSSCETWSVAFSPDGSWFAWSQGHCIVKLIPWPLEEQFIPKGFEAKSRSSKNDTKGRGSPKEKTLDCGQIVWGLAFSPWPSPPSRKLWARHHPQVPDVSCLILATGLNDGQIKIWEVQTGLLLLNLSGHQDVVRDLSFTPSGSLILVSASRDKTLRIWDLNKHGKQIQVLSGHLQWVYCCSISPDCSMLCSAAGEKSVFLWSMRSYTLIRKLEGHQSSVVSCDFSPDSALLVTASYDTNVIMWDPYTGERLRSLHHTQLSPPMDDSDVHISSLRSVCFSPEGLYLATVADDRLLRIWALELKTPIAFAPMTNGLCCTFFPHGGVIATGTRDGHVQFWTAPRVLSSLKHLCRKALRSFLTTYQVLALPIPKKMKEFLTYRTF; encoded by the exons ATGGAGGCCGGAG AGGAGCCACTGCTGCTGGCCGAACTCAAGCCCGGGCGCCCCCATCAGTTTGATTGGAAGTCAAGCTGTGAAACGTGGAGCGTTGCCTTCTCTCCGGATGGTTCCTGGTTCGCCTGGTCTCAAGGACACTGCATTGTCAAGCTGATCCCCTGGCCGCTGGAGGAGCAGTT CATCCCTAAAGGGTTCGAAGCCAAAAGCCGAAGCagcaaaaatgatacaaaagggCGAGGCAGCCCAAAAGAGAAGACGCTGGACTGCGGGCAGATTGTCTGGGGCTTGGCCTTCAGCCCGTGGCCTTCTCCACCCAGCAGGAAGCTCTGGGCACGCCACCATCCCCAGGTGCCAGACGTCTCTTGCCTGATCCTTGCTACGGGGCTCAACGACGGGCAGATCAAGATTTGGGAGGTACAGACAG GGCTCCTGCTTTTGAATCTGTCTGGCCACCAAGACGTCGTGAGAGATCTGAGCTTCACACCCAGTGGCAGTTTGATTTTGGTTTCTGCATCCCGAGATAAGACTCTTCGTATCTGGGACCTGAATAAACATG GTAAACAGATTCAGGTGTTATCGGGCCACCTGCAGTGGGTTTACTGCTGCTCCATCTCGCCAGACTGCAGCATGCTGTGTTCTGCAGCTGGGGAGAAGTCG GTCTTCCTGTGGAGCATGCGGTCCTACACATTAATCCGGAAGCTGGAGGGCCACCAAAGCAGCGTGGTCTCTTGTGACTTCTCCCCCGACTCTGCCTTGCTCGTCACGGCTTCTTACGATACCAATGTGATCATGTGGGACCCCTACACTGGCGAGCGGCTGCGGTCACTCCA CCACACCCAGCTCAGCCCCCCCATGGATGACAGCGATGTCCACATCAGCTCCCTGAGGTCTGTGTGCTTCTCCCCCGAAGGCTTGTACCTCGCCACAGTAGCGGATGACAG GCTCCTCAGGATCTGGGCCTTGGAACTGAAAACTCCAATTGCGTTTGCTCCTATGACCAATGGTCTCTGCTGCACATTTTTTCCACATGGTGGAGTTATTGCCACGGG GACAAGGGATGGCCACGTCCAGTTCTGGACGGCTCCTCGGGTCCTGTCATCACTGAAGCACTTATGCCGGAAAGCCCTGCGAAGTTTCCTAACAACGTACCAAGTGCTAGCGCTGCCGATCcctaagaaaatgaaagagtTCCTCACGTATAGGACTTTTTAA
- the WSB2 gene encoding WD repeat and SOCS box-containing protein 2 isoform X1: MLSPAPEEPLLLAELKPGRPHQFDWKSSCETWSVAFSPDGSWFAWSQGHCIVKLIPWPLEEQFIPKGFEAKSRSSKNDTKGRGSPKEKTLDCGQIVWGLAFSPWPSPPSRKLWARHHPQVPDVSCLILATGLNDGQIKIWEVQTGLLLLNLSGHQDVVRDLSFTPSGSLILVSASRDKTLRIWDLNKHGKQIQVLSGHLQWVYCCSISPDCSMLCSAAGEKSVFLWSMRSYTLIRKLEGHQSSVVSCDFSPDSALLVTASYDTNVIMWDPYTGERLRSLHHTQLSPPMDDSDVHISSLRSVCFSPEGLYLATVADDRLLRIWALELKTPIAFAPMTNGLCCTFFPHGGVIATGTRDGHVQFWTAPRVLSSLKHLCRKALRSFLTTYQVLALPIPKKMKEFLTYRTF; the protein is encoded by the exons ATGCTGTCTCCTGCCCCAGAGGAGCCACTGCTGCTGGCCGAACTCAAGCCCGGGCGCCCCCATCAGTTTGATTGGAAGTCAAGCTGTGAAACGTGGAGCGTTGCCTTCTCTCCGGATGGTTCCTGGTTCGCCTGGTCTCAAGGACACTGCATTGTCAAGCTGATCCCCTGGCCGCTGGAGGAGCAGTT CATCCCTAAAGGGTTCGAAGCCAAAAGCCGAAGCagcaaaaatgatacaaaagggCGAGGCAGCCCAAAAGAGAAGACGCTGGACTGCGGGCAGATTGTCTGGGGCTTGGCCTTCAGCCCGTGGCCTTCTCCACCCAGCAGGAAGCTCTGGGCACGCCACCATCCCCAGGTGCCAGACGTCTCTTGCCTGATCCTTGCTACGGGGCTCAACGACGGGCAGATCAAGATTTGGGAGGTACAGACAG GGCTCCTGCTTTTGAATCTGTCTGGCCACCAAGACGTCGTGAGAGATCTGAGCTTCACACCCAGTGGCAGTTTGATTTTGGTTTCTGCATCCCGAGATAAGACTCTTCGTATCTGGGACCTGAATAAACATG GTAAACAGATTCAGGTGTTATCGGGCCACCTGCAGTGGGTTTACTGCTGCTCCATCTCGCCAGACTGCAGCATGCTGTGTTCTGCAGCTGGGGAGAAGTCG GTCTTCCTGTGGAGCATGCGGTCCTACACATTAATCCGGAAGCTGGAGGGCCACCAAAGCAGCGTGGTCTCTTGTGACTTCTCCCCCGACTCTGCCTTGCTCGTCACGGCTTCTTACGATACCAATGTGATCATGTGGGACCCCTACACTGGCGAGCGGCTGCGGTCACTCCA CCACACCCAGCTCAGCCCCCCCATGGATGACAGCGATGTCCACATCAGCTCCCTGAGGTCTGTGTGCTTCTCCCCCGAAGGCTTGTACCTCGCCACAGTAGCGGATGACAG GCTCCTCAGGATCTGGGCCTTGGAACTGAAAACTCCAATTGCGTTTGCTCCTATGACCAATGGTCTCTGCTGCACATTTTTTCCACATGGTGGAGTTATTGCCACGGG GACAAGGGATGGCCACGTCCAGTTCTGGACGGCTCCTCGGGTCCTGTCATCACTGAAGCACTTATGCCGGAAAGCCCTGCGAAGTTTCCTAACAACGTACCAAGTGCTAGCGCTGCCGATCcctaagaaaatgaaagagtTCCTCACGTATAGGACTTTTTAA